The Gillisia sp. Hel_I_86 genome has a segment encoding these proteins:
- a CDS encoding peptidylprolyl isomerase, with translation MQLKTNNLKYIIKSLAIGALLVGFHGNAKAQEVIVTDSTAIQPKIEVAEVKEEPAGFQRYKVDGIAAVVGAYVILDSDIDLMYKDLKSQGVSTEDITDCQLAGSLLENKLYAHHAIQDSIIVSDAEVRNYVDQQITQMVGQVGSMQKVLNFYKRDSEDAFRTELFELNKNQELSKRMQQSIIEKVEITPEEIRSYFDKIPEDKRPFFGDEVEIAQIVIKPEVPQGEKQKVIDRLNQFREDIVDNGASFGTKAVLYSQDPGSSSDGGRMVITRKDGLDKDFKDTAFSLQEGEVSEPFASSFGYHIIKVEKVIGQNLEIRHILLIPDVTNATVQSAKAEIDSLRARILNKEITFGAAAKQFSDEEQTAANNGKLINPTNGDTRFELTKIDPEVYEQVVNLEEGDVSLVLRDQERTGKIFYKIITVNKRYKEHKADFVQDYLKIKELALRDKQLKAIAKWQKEKIADTYIKINGKYRDCSYESDWLKK, from the coding sequence ATGCAATTGAAAACAAACAATTTGAAATATATAATTAAAAGTTTAGCTATAGGGGCGCTATTGGTAGGGTTCCATGGCAATGCCAAGGCACAAGAAGTGATTGTGACAGATAGTACCGCAATTCAGCCTAAAATAGAGGTAGCAGAAGTTAAGGAGGAGCCGGCAGGATTTCAGCGATATAAAGTTGATGGAATTGCAGCGGTCGTTGGGGCGTATGTGATCTTGGATAGCGATATAGACCTTATGTACAAGGATCTTAAAAGCCAAGGGGTTTCTACTGAAGATATTACAGACTGCCAGTTGGCAGGAAGCTTGCTAGAGAATAAATTATATGCACACCATGCAATCCAAGACAGTATTATTGTTTCTGATGCGGAGGTTCGAAATTATGTAGATCAGCAGATCACCCAAATGGTTGGGCAAGTTGGTTCCATGCAAAAAGTGTTGAATTTTTACAAAAGAGATTCAGAAGATGCTTTTAGAACTGAATTATTCGAGCTGAACAAGAACCAGGAACTTTCTAAAAGAATGCAACAAAGCATTATTGAGAAAGTGGAAATTACTCCCGAAGAAATTCGTTCCTATTTTGATAAGATTCCAGAAGATAAAAGACCATTTTTTGGAGATGAGGTAGAGATAGCACAAATTGTAATCAAACCTGAAGTGCCGCAGGGTGAAAAACAAAAGGTAATAGATAGACTTAATCAATTTAGGGAAGATATTGTGGATAATGGAGCGAGCTTTGGAACGAAGGCGGTACTTTATTCACAAGATCCAGGTTCCAGCAGCGATGGAGGTAGAATGGTGATCACTCGAAAAGATGGTCTGGATAAAGATTTTAAGGACACTGCTTTTAGTTTGCAAGAAGGAGAGGTTAGTGAACCATTTGCTTCATCCTTTGGATATCATATTATTAAAGTTGAAAAAGTGATTGGTCAAAATTTAGAAATCAGACATATATTATTGATCCCAGACGTTACCAATGCAACTGTACAAAGCGCAAAGGCTGAAATTGATAGCCTAAGAGCCAGAATTTTAAATAAGGAGATCACCTTTGGAGCTGCTGCAAAACAATTTTCAGACGAAGAACAAACTGCTGCAAATAATGGGAAGTTAATAAACCCAACCAATGGAGATACTAGGTTTGAACTCACAAAAATAGATCCGGAAGTTTATGAACAAGTGGTGAATTTGGAGGAAGGCGATGTTTCTCTGGTATTAAGGGACCAAGAGCGTACTGGGAAGATTTTCTATAAGATTATTACGGTCAATAAAAGGTATAAGGAGCATAAGGCAGATTTTGTACAGGATTATTTGAAGATCAAAGAATTGGCATTAAGGGATAAGCAATTAAAAGCTATTGCCAAATGGCAAAAGGAAAAGATCGCAGACACCTATATTAAAATCAATGGTAAATATAGAGACTGTTCTTACGAAAGTGATTGGTTAAAGAAATAA
- a CDS encoding HTTM domain-containing protein, producing MRLQINKYFNSYTEAAPLAVFRLFFGSMMLASIIRFWLNGWIEKLYINPKLFFSYYGFEWVKPLGDFTYLIFILCGVSAFFVAIGYKYRLFIISFFLSFTYIELMDKTTYLNHYYFISILSFLMIFLPANAYFSLDAWKDPKKAFQQIPAWCIDSLKLLLAIVYFYAGLAKLNSDWLLRAMPLKIWLPSKYDLPLLGNLMQQEWVHYAFSWSGMLYDLTIPFLLLWRKTRFFAFLLVVIFHVMTRVLFPIGMFPYVMIVSALIFFSPKVHHKILRKISSFFGINKSKFDNSLGLVFQPVKRKIFLSVVAVFFFIQILLPWRYLAYPGELFWTEEGFRFSWRVMLIEKAGYSQFKIVDSESGRRFYVDNSDFLTPFQEKQMSFQPDFMLQYAHFLAEHFRKDGHKNIEVYVENYVALNGRKSAPYIDPELNLLNFDDSFKHKSFILPFQDEIKGL from the coding sequence ATGAGGCTTCAGATCAATAAATATTTCAATTCTTATACGGAAGCTGCCCCTCTGGCAGTCTTCCGTTTATTTTTTGGGAGTATGATGTTGGCAAGTATTATCCGTTTCTGGTTGAATGGATGGATCGAAAAGCTTTATATAAATCCTAAATTATTTTTTTCCTATTATGGGTTTGAATGGGTGAAACCGCTGGGCGATTTTACCTATTTAATTTTTATCCTGTGCGGAGTATCAGCTTTTTTTGTTGCCATCGGTTATAAGTACCGCCTGTTTATCATCAGCTTTTTTTTGAGTTTTACGTACATCGAGTTGATGGATAAAACCACCTATTTAAACCATTATTACTTCATAAGTATTCTTAGTTTTTTAATGATTTTTCTTCCTGCAAATGCTTACTTTTCTTTAGATGCTTGGAAAGATCCTAAAAAAGCTTTTCAACAGATTCCCGCTTGGTGCATAGACTCCTTAAAATTATTGCTGGCTATTGTTTATTTCTATGCAGGGCTTGCCAAATTAAACTCGGATTGGTTGCTGCGTGCTATGCCATTAAAGATATGGCTGCCTTCCAAATACGATCTTCCTTTGCTTGGAAATCTTATGCAACAGGAATGGGTGCATTATGCCTTTAGTTGGAGTGGGATGTTGTACGATCTAACAATTCCATTTTTATTACTTTGGAGAAAAACCCGTTTTTTTGCATTCCTTTTGGTAGTTATATTTCACGTTATGACCCGGGTTCTATTTCCTATTGGGATGTTCCCGTATGTAATGATCGTAAGTGCGCTGATATTTTTTAGTCCCAAGGTGCACCATAAGATTCTCCGTAAAATTTCTAGTTTCTTCGGAATTAATAAATCGAAATTTGACAATTCTCTAGGCTTAGTCTTTCAGCCTGTAAAAAGAAAGATTTTCCTTTCTGTAGTAGCCGTATTTTTCTTTATTCAGATCTTGCTTCCGTGGAGATATTTAGCGTATCCAGGAGAACTTTTCTGGACCGAAGAAGGATTTCGCTTTTCCTGGAGGGTCATGTTGATAGAAAAAGCTGGATATTCGCAGTTTAAAATTGTTGACAGTGAAAGTGGAAGAAGATTTTATGTGGACAATTCCGACTTTTTAACGCCATTTCAGGAAAAACAAATGTCTTTTCAACCCGATTTTATGTTGCAGTATGCTCACTTTCTTGCTGAGCATTTTAGAAAAGATGGGCATAAAAATATTGAAGTTTATGTAGAAAATTACGTGGCGCTAAATGGCAGAAAAAGTGCTCCCTATATAGATCCTGAACTAAATCTGCTAAATTTTGACGATTCGTTTAAACATAAATCTTTCATATTACCATTTCAAGATGAAATTAAAGGCCTTTAG
- a CDS encoding OmpH family outer membrane protein, which yields MKNTLLALALFITSLSVQSQTKVGTIDAEFIMSQMPEIAAVEEGLKTYNTKLQEDLQTTITKYEDLVASYQTNSTTFTEEEKKSKESEIISIENDIKNFRQKASVLMQVRRNELTQPLYVKIDEAMKMIIATEKYTQIFNTSVNGLAYSDEKYDITDAVMKKLGIELPKE from the coding sequence ATGAAAAACACATTACTGGCATTAGCCCTTTTTATTACAAGTTTAAGTGTTCAATCTCAAACAAAAGTAGGAACAATAGATGCTGAATTTATAATGTCTCAAATGCCTGAAATTGCAGCTGTTGAGGAAGGCTTAAAAACCTATAACACCAAACTTCAGGAAGATCTACAAACAACTATTACAAAATATGAAGATTTGGTGGCCAGCTACCAAACCAATAGCACCACATTTACCGAAGAGGAAAAAAAGAGCAAAGAATCTGAAATTATTTCAATTGAAAATGATATCAAAAACTTCAGGCAAAAGGCTTCCGTCCTTATGCAAGTAAGACGTAACGAATTAACACAACCCCTTTACGTGAAAATTGACGAAGCGATGAAAATGATTATCGCTACAGAAAAGTACACCCAAATCTTCAATACAAGTGTGAATGGATTGGCCTATTCAGACGAAAAGTATGATATCACGGATGCCGTGATGAAAAAGTTAGGTATAGAATTACCAAAAGAGTAA
- a CDS encoding SRPBCC family protein, producing the protein MKYSKEIIIDLPREEVIAKMEDPNNFKHWQKGFISYKHLSGEPGHEQARSKLKYKMGKREMEMIETIEKNNLPKKLFVSYDAKRVFNRQKNYFEEVENNSTKWISDNEFEFSGFMKIIAFLMPASFMNQTYKYMKDFKTFAENGTSVLNEQP; encoded by the coding sequence ATGAAATATTCAAAAGAAATTATCATCGATCTACCCAGGGAAGAAGTAATTGCCAAAATGGAAGACCCCAATAATTTTAAGCACTGGCAAAAGGGTTTTATTTCATATAAACACCTAAGTGGAGAACCTGGCCACGAGCAAGCGCGATCCAAGTTAAAGTATAAAATGGGGAAACGGGAAATGGAAATGATAGAAACTATCGAAAAAAACAATCTCCCAAAAAAACTTTTTGTAAGCTATGATGCCAAAAGAGTCTTTAACAGGCAGAAGAATTATTTTGAAGAAGTTGAAAACAATTCGACCAAATGGATCTCAGACAATGAATTTGAATTTTCGGGCTTTATGAAAATAATCGCATTTTTGATGCCCGCTTCTTTCATGAACCAAACCTATAAATACATGAAAGACTTTAAAACTTTTGCTGAAAATGGTACAAGCGTATTAAACGAACAACCCTAA
- a CDS encoding peptidyl-prolyl cis-trans isomerase, whose product MENHISKFILSLGCLLLVQSCNYFQTAEEREVVARVNENYLYLEDVQALVGEGVSKEDSTLMVNNFINRWATQQLLIDKAKFNLSSEQQKEFDELVSNYKNELYSKAYADAMVAKGLDTTFNQNEIEEYYKEHLENFRLNEDLVKLRFINLNNNLDFDDIKKKFIRFNEEDKSDLDKISLQFKSYSFKDSVWVGTKSVYNRIVPLNDGNKSQLLKKSNFLQLEDSLEVYLVYVNDVLLRNDQAPLEYATSTIKQILLNKRKANLVKELEKDITRDAIENKQFEIYN is encoded by the coding sequence ATGGAGAATCATATCTCGAAATTTATTTTATCCCTTGGTTGCTTGCTCCTAGTACAAAGTTGTAATTATTTTCAAACGGCAGAAGAACGAGAAGTTGTTGCGCGGGTAAATGAGAATTATTTGTATTTAGAAGATGTTCAAGCATTGGTTGGGGAAGGGGTTTCCAAAGAAGATAGCACATTGATGGTAAACAACTTTATAAATAGATGGGCAACCCAGCAATTATTGATAGATAAGGCTAAATTTAATTTAAGCAGCGAACAGCAAAAGGAATTTGATGAATTGGTGAGCAACTATAAAAACGAACTTTATAGTAAAGCCTATGCAGATGCTATGGTTGCAAAGGGATTGGACACTACCTTTAATCAGAATGAAATTGAAGAATATTATAAGGAACACCTCGAAAACTTTAGGCTGAATGAAGATCTTGTAAAATTAAGGTTCATCAATCTGAACAACAATTTGGATTTTGATGATATAAAAAAGAAGTTCATTAGGTTTAACGAAGAGGATAAATCTGATCTTGATAAAATTTCCCTTCAGTTTAAATCCTACTCCTTTAAAGATTCGGTTTGGGTGGGCACAAAATCTGTTTACAATAGGATTGTTCCCTTAAACGATGGTAATAAGTCCCAACTTTTAAAAAAGTCGAATTTTCTTCAGCTTGAAGATTCATTAGAGGTATATTTGGTGTATGTAAACGATGTCTTGTTAAGGAACGATCAGGCACCCTTGGAATATGCGACTTCCACAATAAAACAGATCCTGCTTAATAAGCGAAAGGCCAATTTGGTAAAAGAATTAGAAAAAGATATAACTAGAGATGCAATTGAAAACAAACAATTTGAAATATATAATTAA
- the guaB gene encoding IMP dehydrogenase → MTAHDSKIVGEGLTYDDVLLVPAFSEILPRDVSIRSKFTKNITINLPIISAAMDTVTESKMAIAMAREGGIGVLHKNMSIEEQALKVRKVKRAESGMIIDPITLPLSAKVIDAKNNMKEHSIGGIPIIDAHGKLLGIVTNRDLRFEKNNSRPIAEVMTSENLVTVSEGTSLEEAEVILQKNKIEKLPVVNDQDKLVGLITFRDITKLTQKPNANKDGYGRLRVAAAIGVTADSVERASALVKAGVDAIIIDTAHGHTKGVVEVLKNIKAKFPDLEVVVGNIATAEAAKYLADAGADAVKVGIGPGSICTTRVVAGVGFPQFSAVLEVAAALKGTGVPVIADGGIRYTGDIPKAIAAGADCVMLGSLLAGTKESPGETIIYEGRKFKSYRGMGSVEAMKQGSKDRYFQDVEDDIKKLVPEGIVGRVPYKGELEESIHQFVGGLRAGMGYCGAKDIETLKETGKFVKISSSGINESHPHDVTITNESPNYSR, encoded by the coding sequence ATGACTGCACACGATTCCAAAATTGTTGGGGAAGGACTTACATACGACGACGTATTATTGGTTCCCGCATTTTCAGAAATTCTACCCCGCGACGTAAGTATTCGCTCAAAATTCACAAAAAATATTACTATTAATTTGCCGATAATATCCGCAGCCATGGATACGGTTACCGAGAGCAAGATGGCTATCGCCATGGCTCGGGAAGGTGGTATTGGTGTGTTGCATAAGAATATGAGCATTGAGGAACAAGCCCTGAAGGTTCGTAAGGTGAAACGTGCGGAAAGTGGGATGATTATAGATCCGATTACCTTGCCATTGTCCGCAAAGGTGATCGATGCCAAAAATAATATGAAGGAGCACAGTATTGGGGGAATTCCAATTATAGATGCCCATGGGAAGTTATTGGGTATCGTAACCAATAGGGATCTAAGGTTTGAGAAAAACAATAGTAGACCAATTGCTGAAGTTATGACTTCAGAGAATTTGGTTACGGTTTCTGAAGGGACTTCTTTGGAAGAAGCTGAGGTGATCTTGCAAAAAAATAAGATTGAAAAATTACCGGTTGTAAACGATCAGGATAAATTGGTTGGATTAATTACATTCCGTGATATTACAAAACTTACCCAAAAACCAAATGCCAATAAAGATGGCTACGGAAGGCTTCGCGTTGCAGCGGCTATCGGTGTAACTGCAGATTCTGTAGAACGTGCCAGTGCTTTGGTGAAAGCAGGTGTAGATGCTATTATCATAGATACTGCTCACGGTCATACCAAAGGAGTGGTTGAAGTATTAAAAAATATAAAAGCAAAATTTCCAGATTTAGAAGTTGTTGTTGGAAATATAGCAACTGCTGAAGCTGCCAAATATTTGGCCGATGCAGGTGCAGATGCCGTAAAAGTTGGAATTGGACCTGGATCTATTTGCACCACAAGAGTTGTGGCCGGAGTAGGATTCCCTCAGTTCTCTGCAGTACTAGAAGTTGCAGCTGCTCTTAAAGGAACCGGTGTTCCTGTAATTGCAGATGGAGGAATTCGGTATACAGGAGATATTCCAAAGGCTATTGCGGCTGGAGCAGATTGTGTAATGCTGGGATCTCTTCTTGCGGGAACAAAAGAATCTCCAGGTGAAACCATTATTTATGAAGGTAGAAAATTCAAGTCATATCGAGGAATGGGATCTGTAGAAGCTATGAAACAAGGTTCCAAAGACAGGTATTTCCAGGATGTGGAAGACGATATCAAGAAGTTGGTGCCAGAAGGAATTGTAGGACGTGTGCCTTATAAAGGAGAATTAGAAGAAAGCATCCATCAATTTGTAGGTGGTTTAAGGGCCGGTATGGGGTATTGTGGTGCAAAGGATATTGAAACTTTAAAAGAGACCGGGAAGTTTGTGAAGATCTCTTCTTCTGGAATCAATGAAAGTCATCCTCATGATGTAACCATCACTAATGAATCTCCTAACTATAGTAGATAA
- a CDS encoding TonB-dependent receptor domain-containing protein, with product MKLKAFSIFFLVTFFVQAQYSLSGKILSSDSGEPISNAEVWNKTIGKMTVADVNGNFIMKDLAVGVYQFAVFSYDYEIEERQISINLDTTAEFRLSPLAERLSEVLLTNRREQIFALRQLRKVEGTAIYAGKKSEVVLLGKVAGNLAANNARQIYSQVVGLNIYDNGDAGLQLNIGGRGLDPNRTQNFNTRQNGYDISADVLGYPESYYTPPPEALREIQVVRGAASLQYGTQFGGLINFKFKEPVPDKEIELISRQSVGSYNLFTSFNSLSGTIGKFSYYTYYNYKSGEGFRPNSEYDSHNAFAYIGWKFNEKTKISFEYTFLDYLAQQPGGLTDAQFYENPNFSNRERNWFDVNWNLFALKLQHKISERTDFSLNIFGLDATRKAVGFRENRVSQADDPAAPRELLVDNFSNWGAEARVLTRYNFLGEESVLLFGSKYYDAKNNQRQGPGSATAGPDFDFAKQQFPSYSRQSEFVFPNKNLAFFGENIFNITNRFSITPGFRYEYINTQAEGDYKFILEDLAGNILVNQTIPDNRKFDRNFVLLGIGSSFNLNTTNELYANFSQNYRSVTFNDIRVINPVFQVDPNIKDEEGFTSDLGIRGRLKDFVSYDFSVFALKYNKRIGEVLKSETRENAQGEVEETGRIVRFRGNIGDAFIYGLETFADWNLRNTFFDSAKNYKLNVFINAAFTKSEYTSSQEVNVKGNQVEFIPEVNLKTGLNFGYKNFLAGLQYTYLSSQFTDATNAPQDLNDNQRGIEGSIPAYGIMDLSTSYSLGKFRIETGINNLLDKSYFTRRATGYPGPGIIPAQPLTWYATLQIKL from the coding sequence ATGAAATTAAAGGCCTTTAGTATATTTTTTTTAGTTACATTTTTCGTTCAAGCGCAGTATTCCCTCAGCGGAAAAATACTTTCTTCAGATTCAGGTGAACCCATTTCGAATGCAGAGGTATGGAACAAAACAATTGGTAAAATGACTGTGGCAGATGTGAATGGAAATTTTATAATGAAAGATCTTGCAGTTGGAGTTTACCAATTTGCCGTATTTAGTTACGATTATGAAATTGAAGAACGGCAAATTAGTATTAATCTAGATACCACGGCAGAATTTAGGTTGTCGCCCTTGGCAGAAAGATTAAGCGAGGTTTTACTTACTAACCGAAGGGAACAGATTTTTGCTTTAAGGCAACTAAGGAAAGTAGAAGGAACTGCGATTTATGCCGGTAAAAAAAGCGAGGTAGTCCTATTGGGTAAGGTTGCTGGGAACTTGGCAGCCAACAATGCCAGACAAATTTACAGTCAAGTGGTTGGACTAAATATTTATGACAATGGCGATGCAGGTCTCCAACTAAATATCGGCGGTAGGGGATTGGACCCCAACAGGACCCAGAATTTTAATACTAGGCAAAATGGTTATGATATTTCTGCAGATGTTTTAGGATATCCGGAAAGTTATTACACCCCACCTCCAGAAGCATTAAGGGAGATCCAGGTGGTACGTGGAGCTGCATCACTTCAATATGGAACCCAGTTTGGAGGGCTTATTAATTTTAAATTTAAAGAGCCAGTTCCAGATAAGGAAATTGAACTTATCTCCAGACAATCTGTGGGGTCGTATAATTTGTTTACCAGTTTTAACAGCTTAAGCGGTACCATTGGGAAATTCAGTTATTATACATACTATAATTATAAAAGTGGGGAAGGCTTCCGGCCAAATTCTGAATATGATTCTCATAATGCTTTTGCTTATATAGGTTGGAAGTTCAATGAAAAAACTAAAATAAGTTTCGAATATACTTTTTTAGATTATTTGGCTCAGCAACCCGGCGGTCTCACAGATGCCCAGTTTTATGAAAACCCTAATTTTTCCAATAGGGAACGTAACTGGTTTGATGTGAACTGGAATTTATTTGCGCTAAAACTTCAACATAAAATTTCAGAGAGAACAGATTTTAGTTTAAATATATTTGGCCTTGATGCTACAAGAAAAGCAGTGGGATTTCGAGAAAATAGGGTTTCCCAAGCAGATGATCCAGCTGCGCCTAGAGAATTATTGGTGGACAATTTCTCCAATTGGGGAGCAGAAGCCCGTGTTTTAACAAGATATAATTTCTTGGGTGAAGAATCTGTTCTACTATTTGGAAGTAAGTATTATGATGCAAAAAATAATCAGCGCCAAGGACCGGGAAGTGCGACTGCAGGTCCTGATTTCGATTTTGCTAAACAGCAATTTCCCAGTTATTCAAGACAATCTGAATTTGTTTTTCCAAATAAAAACCTCGCTTTTTTCGGTGAGAATATCTTCAACATTACCAACAGGTTTTCCATTACACCAGGATTTCGATATGAATATATAAATACCCAAGCAGAGGGAGATTATAAATTTATACTTGAAGATTTGGCAGGAAATATTCTTGTAAACCAAACCATTCCCGATAACAGGAAATTTGACAGAAACTTTGTTTTACTTGGAATTGGCAGTAGCTTCAACTTGAATACAACTAACGAACTGTACGCTAATTTTTCCCAGAATTATCGCTCTGTTACCTTTAATGATATACGGGTGATAAATCCGGTTTTTCAGGTAGATCCAAATATCAAGGATGAGGAAGGTTTTACATCAGATCTTGGAATTCGTGGTAGGCTTAAGGATTTCGTTTCTTATGATTTTAGTGTTTTTGCTTTGAAATACAATAAAAGGATTGGCGAGGTTTTAAAGTCTGAAACTAGGGAAAATGCCCAAGGAGAAGTTGAAGAAACTGGAAGGATCGTGCGTTTTAGAGGAAATATAGGTGATGCCTTTATCTATGGATTGGAAACTTTTGCTGATTGGAACCTTAGAAACACTTTTTTCGATTCGGCAAAGAATTACAAATTGAATGTTTTTATAAACGCCGCGTTTACAAAATCGGAATACACTAGTTCCCAAGAGGTTAATGTTAAAGGAAATCAAGTGGAATTTATTCCTGAAGTCAATCTTAAGACGGGATTGAACTTTGGATATAAAAACTTTCTCGCTGGATTGCAATACACTTATTTATCCAGTCAGTTTACAGATGCAACCAATGCTCCACAGGATTTAAATGACAATCAGCGTGGAATTGAAGGAAGCATTCCCGCCTACGGAATAATGGATCTTTCCACTTCCTATTCCTTGGGAAAATTTAGAATAGAGACAGGTATTAATAATTTATTGGATAAATCTTATTTTACGCGGAGGGCAACAGGATACCCAGGTCCGGGAATAATTCCGGCACAACCTCTTACTTGGTATGCTACTTTACAAATAAAGTTGTAA
- a CDS encoding AAA family ATPase has product MSDVTAVENLVDKHRLLKKEIAKVIVGQEEVIDQILLAIFSGGHALLIGVPGLAKTLMVNTIAKALGLDFKRIQFTPDLMPSDILGSEILDENRHFKFIKGPIFSNIILADEINRTPPKTQAALLEAMQECSVTVAGHHYKLSLPYFVLATQNPIEQEGTYPLPEAQLDRFMFAINLDYPSFQEEVDVVKTTTSNIEQVVNPLFSASEIIEIQQLVRRVPVPDNVIEYAVRMVGKSRPNGEAAPELIKNYVDWGAGPRASQNLVLAAKAHAILNGKFSPDIENIQAVASGILRHRIIRNYKAEAEGITEGQIIQSLF; this is encoded by the coding sequence ATGTCTGATGTCACCGCTGTAGAAAATTTAGTCGATAAGCATCGGCTACTTAAGAAGGAAATAGCGAAGGTAATTGTTGGTCAAGAGGAAGTTATAGATCAGATCCTCTTAGCTATTTTTTCTGGAGGACATGCGTTGCTGATAGGGGTTCCTGGCTTAGCCAAAACTTTAATGGTAAATACCATCGCTAAAGCCTTGGGATTGGATTTTAAAAGGATCCAATTTACCCCAGATCTTATGCCCAGTGATATTTTGGGATCGGAGATCCTGGATGAGAACAGGCATTTTAAATTTATAAAAGGCCCTATATTTTCGAATATTATTCTGGCCGATGAGATAAATAGGACTCCGCCAAAGACTCAAGCAGCTTTGCTAGAGGCCATGCAGGAATGTTCTGTGACTGTTGCGGGACATCATTATAAGCTTAGTTTGCCATATTTTGTCCTGGCAACACAAAACCCAATAGAGCAGGAGGGAACGTACCCCTTGCCTGAAGCGCAATTGGATAGGTTTATGTTTGCTATTAATTTAGATTACCCATCCTTTCAGGAAGAAGTAGATGTGGTTAAAACAACGACTTCCAATATAGAGCAAGTTGTAAATCCTTTATTTTCAGCTTCTGAAATTATTGAAATTCAGCAATTGGTTAGAAGGGTTCCCGTGCCGGATAATGTAATTGAATATGCGGTTAGAATGGTGGGCAAAAGTCGGCCAAATGGGGAAGCTGCACCAGAGCTAATAAAGAATTATGTAGACTGGGGAGCGGGTCCCAGGGCTTCACAGAATTTGGTGCTCGCTGCAAAGGCACATGCTATTTTAAACGGAAAATTCTCTCCCGATATAGAAAATATTCAAGCGGTAGCCTCTGGGATACTTCGGCATAGAATTATAAGAAATTATAAAGCGGAAGCAGAAGGAATCACTGAAGGTCAGATTATCCAATCCTTATTCTGA